TAAGACTCTTTCAGcgatttcaaataaaaataggttcatttgtttttatttctatatgcATTCGCATTTACTTCTTCATGGAGCTCTTTTAAATAGAGATTCTCGGCGGAAATATATTCGAGGTCaactaaaattattgttagtgataaaaataaaaaaagtgtggAAAGAATATAAAGAAAGAAGTAAATGCTTATActtaagtgaagtcccatgtcccctagctgtctgtttcactgatcgaatTTCTTGAgagacaagtaggtgatcggccttctgtgtcctgccagaccgagacatttttttttcttcgtctcgaCCGaaaatcgaacccaggacccctcggttttATGCTCACGCATCAACCTCTGTACCAAGGAAGCGGTCAGAAATACTTTTAaagtaaacataaaaacacatCGAATTAAAGGTTAAAAGATCTTAATATGTTCGCTAATATATTTCTATTCCCATtatgaaaagtaataaataattcttcctaaatgaaacaaaatagtCTCGTCTGAGTCAATCGATTTTCGAAGATAAAAGTATCGTCGTTCGTGTAATAGGAGATTGTGATAATGCTATTATCAATGTACGAGAAACAATGTTAGAAAAGCAATTTCGGCTTCCCATATTGCCTATTAACCGATGTTGGCAGTAACTTTTTCATGAATCTCCTCACAATATAGTTCtgaaactttattaaaatactcaTAAAGATGtctcatatttttatcatatttcatATTGGACAGGGATGTAATTTCTAAACGatgtttcataattaaaaatgtgaataaaaatgaagagatatacctaattttcttgaatattctgtaatattataaaatgaatataattaagttttcTACGATATAGagagtaattaattaattttttattacgaGTAACTACGCAAATTTACGtagcttttatattaaattataagaagaatattagttttaatttaaataattgtctTCTATAAATGATCTTAAAATGATTAatgtataggtaatattattatttacaaatttacaaaCTACGCGCAGggatctatttattaatataaataaaggcAATCTCCTATAATTATTGAAGGTAAAATGTCATCTCTATCCTTTGTTAGAAATGCTTATTTAattcgataaaataaatataaaatattttttttaaattgcataGGAATATTTTAACGAAAACTACTACGAACAATATAGTAAGCAATACGTTGCCATcgttaaaatgaaattgataGTATCGTACGTGCCATCCCCAAAATTTTCGCAACTCAATCCTCTCCTGCAAAAATACGGCAAGTTAGCAAATCGTCAGCACACCTGCGCGTGAATAACGTTCACCATTTCCatgtaatatgtttaataaatcTTAGAAAAGTAGAgaatatattcatattttcattgttattGATGGCTGGAAATCGTTTTAATTCCCCAGTCGCGGGTCTCATacattattgaaatatgttGACGCAAATTATTATGCACCTGCGATACGAGTGGacaattaaaattgtgattttttttgctATCAGTGTCATTAAACAACACTAttcgtaattattatcattatgaaTTCGATTTTTTTTCACAGGAATACTATGATCtagtgtatattttttttgataaattgaCTTGAGTTTCATCTCCTAACAATGAATACACAATTCTCTAACGCAACCAAATTTGTCACGCTGAACGCACTATTCCGATGCAAACACGCTAAAAAGCCTTATTCAACATTAATCAAAAGATATCACACTTTTTACTGCGGTGGGGCGGTTTTGAATAGCACCCCTTTCAAATATTGGTTTTTGTCCGCGAGTCTAACGTCCAGTAAGAGCAAAGCCatgtttttacatttacaacCGCACGCACGTTCGCGATATCTTGCGAAATGCAGCTTTACTATACGCTTTATAGTACGTCATTATAGCCTGAATATAAAGTGAGGGAATGACAAAACAGGAATTAATTTCTGATATGTCGCACGGTACGATGAACACCCTCGATGGACTTACTGCGGTTGAGAACGTCGAGCTTTTGAAGTGGGCAATTGATTTATTAGCTGATGTCATTGTCTCTTGAATTTagattaaatttttcaatattttattaccattggtaattattttatttattgggcACCGGTCAGTATCGTTTATaagaattgttaataataaaaaatataggtaataatcaACTGAAACCTAATCCTACTATTCTTTCTTTTTCAGGAAAAAGCAGCTGAGCGGATCTATATTCAATTTGGCATACACACACAGCACATAAGCGCTCTATCCAAGAATCACGCGAGTGAAGCAGCAATATAGttagttttttttagaatttttttatcagagaATTAACTTaagaaaacaatatattaccccaaaatttaaaatattctacaGTGCGACAAACTCGAGCGCCGTGTGTCTCAATTGACTTGTGCGATAACAGCGCCCTCCCGCATAACACAAGGAAATTCGCTCAATTATATCGCCCCGACTATGGCTTTTTGGGCTATTTATCAATCAATCTTCGATCATTGATAACCAAGCACTTAAAGGTGTGGTAAattaatgtatgtaattataattaatacgcTCTTACCCTCTTTGACGATGTCTATAACGGAAGTGTTCTGTAATGTAGCgaattaatattatggttCTATTAGAAAATACGCGGTGAACTGTGAATAAATtactagaaataaaataagattttttttatcatcacAAAATCATAAACATAATGACGAAttcaagttaaataaataacgaaaATATGGAAAACTTTGTAATTTTACTCGTAACTATAAACGCAAAACCATTTTTCCCGTTACAAAAgcccataaaattttattcatacataaaatatgtatcaaTGAATAACCAGAGTAACCTACATAATTCAATATCTTTTACGAGCACCTTTTAGCCAGAGCAATATATTATCTGGGAATTCCACAAGTGTGTAATCATATTCCGAGTACATAAGTCATCAGTCGTCAGCTGATCGCGAAAGTGAAAGGTCGTTGACACACCGTGTGCGCGCGAGGGCAATGGCCTCTACGGTCTTAAAATGTTCTGCGTGTAACATAGTAATAAATGAAGTGCTGGCTTTCATGCACAACAAAATGAACGTCATGGATGAAGAAGGGTTGGTGCAGATCTGCCGAACGGCTTTCTCCACCGATGATATTTTCGAAGCAAAAAAGTTGTTGTTTGACGCTGTTccaataagaaaaattaagaaacgAAAGAAAGAATCTAAATCAACAAGGGACTTGGAGGATGTCATTGAACTCCTAAAGCATATAGATGCAACTGATCCAGAACGTCTCCCAATCTTCGTGGCTAGAGACCTACATAAGTTACCACCTGTGACTTTCGATCACGTAGACGTAACCAGATTACTGCGTGATATTAACTTACTGAAGGacgaattaaaaacaattaaatctACTTATGTcacaaaaacacaattaaaggATACAATTGAATGTTCGCGAGAAAAGTCGTTGAACTACATAAACACAAAGCGGGGCGCATACGCATTGAATAGCTATAGCTGTGATAGCGGGCCGATGGGTCTTCAACCGCTCTGTGATGAGTCAACGGCCACTGTTGCTAAGTGTAGTGCGAGTGAAGAGTGCGCGTATATATCATCTCTCTCGCCCTCACGCTCAACGATGGAACCGGCCTTTCAAGGACATTCGCCGAGACAAAGAAATGAGGCCACTGCGGTTTCGACACACGCAACTGTTGATAAATGTGTTGTCTCATCTCTTCCCGAACCTGAGAAAGAGACCGCGATAGGCTCGCGCGTGGAGGCCAACACCGCGGTTTCGTACATTATTAAACCGGTTGAATGCAGCGCGCGCGCTTCTGTGGAACGTGCGATGaattatactaataataacaCAAATGACTTTAATACTACGGAGCGAACTATGGCTGACATTGTTCGTGAAAGTTTATTGCATGAACGAGTAAATGAGGATGAAAAATGGCAAACGGTTCAACGAAAAAAGAAagtaatatctaaaaatagatttattagtGAGACAGGGCGAGCGAATTTTGACAATAAATTTAGGGCTGCGCCGAACAAAGTACCATTGTATATATCTAACGTGTGTAAAGAAACAAGTGAAAGTGACATAGtggaatatattaaaaacaaaactagtGAATTAGTAACTTTAGAAAAAATTCAATGTAAAAAGGAGAAAAGCTATaactcatttaaattatttgttgctagaaataaattacacaTATTTTTGAATACAGAAACATGGCCCGAAGGTATCTGTTTTAGGCGTTTTATTACGCTTAAAAAATCTACCAAATCGGGAAAATCACGTGAAGTTGTCACTGTAAAGTAGTTgtaaataatagttaaaaattaataatggctaaaacatgtaaaatgataagttttaattgtaaatcaCTAAAGCGATCGTTGGATAATGTGAGAGACATGTGTAGATATGCAGATATTCTTGCTCTTCAAGAAACTTGGCTACTGCCGTATGATCTGCCTTTGCTTGGGTCGATAAGCAAAGACTTTGAATACACAGGTAAATCAGCTGTAGACCTAACTAAGAGCCTACTTAAGGGCAGACCATACGGTGGGGTTGCAATCCTATGGAGAAAAGGCTTGTTTAAAAGTGTAGAAATTATTGATTGCAATAGTAATAGAATATGTGCGTTTAAAGctgttttatgtaataatacacatattataatatttagtgtaTATATGCCAACTGATAATGCTGAAAATATGTTTGAATTTACGAGTTGTTTATGTGAAATTAAGACCATAGTTGATAGCTataacatagaaaatattttcatgttaGGTGACTTTAACGCACATCCTATGCAGCCTT
This window of the Colias croceus chromosome 5, ilColCroc2.1 genome carries:
- the LOC123691914 gene encoding uncharacterized protein LOC123691914 — its product is MASTVLKCSACNIVINEVLAFMHNKMNVMDEEGLVQICRTAFSTDDIFEAKKLLFDAVPIRKIKKRKKESKSTRDLEDVIELLKHIDATDPERLPIFVARDLHKLPPVTFDHVDVTRLLRDINLLKDELKTIKSTYVTKTQLKDTIECSREKSLNYINTKRGAYALNSYSCDSGPMGLQPLCDESTATVAKCSASEECAYISSLSPSRSTMEPAFQGHSPRQRNEATAVSTHATVDKCVVSSLPEPEKETAIGSRVEANTAVSYIIKPVECSARASVERAMNYTNNNTNDFNTTERTMADIVRESLLHERVNEDEKWQTVQRKKKVISKNRFISETGRANFDNKFRAAPNKVPLYISNVCKETSESDIVEYIKNKTSELVTLEKIQCKKEKSYNSFKLFVARNKLHIFLNTETWPEGICFRRFITLKKSTKSGKSREVVTVK